A window of Natrinema versiforme contains these coding sequences:
- a CDS encoding precorrin-8X methylmutase, producing the protein MSDSQEFEEEYADLGATTQNAMDIAETSMDIVRQFVPDETLADRVRQKSVHSMGDIEFQHLIEFTGGDDLGDDEDAPVRAGARAVLDEATIVTDITMSKAGITGRGHNCEKRKAIGNGAELAEKTGMTRTAASVLELDKQGVYDGAIATIGNAPTAAFALADCIENGTRPAAIVATPVGFVKAEESRQRIREISAEYDVPAITNVGRRGGSGLAAALTNELIHVAKDVRTDEIDLELDAETRAADGRNR; encoded by the coding sequence ATGAGCGACAGTCAAGAGTTCGAGGAGGAGTACGCCGATTTAGGCGCGACGACACAGAACGCGATGGACATCGCGGAGACGAGCATGGACATCGTCCGCCAGTTCGTCCCCGACGAGACGCTGGCCGACCGCGTTCGACAGAAGTCGGTTCACTCGATGGGCGACATCGAGTTCCAGCACCTGATCGAGTTCACCGGCGGGGACGACCTCGGCGACGACGAGGACGCGCCTGTCCGTGCGGGGGCTCGAGCCGTCCTCGACGAGGCCACGATCGTCACGGACATCACAATGTCGAAGGCCGGCATCACCGGTCGCGGCCACAACTGCGAGAAGCGCAAGGCGATCGGCAACGGCGCCGAACTGGCGGAGAAGACGGGGATGACCCGGACCGCGGCCTCGGTGCTCGAACTCGACAAGCAGGGCGTCTACGACGGCGCGATCGCGACGATCGGCAACGCGCCGACGGCCGCCTTCGCGCTGGCCGATTGCATCGAGAACGGCACCCGTCCTGCAGCCATCGTCGCGACTCCGGTCGGCTTCGTCAAGGCCGAGGAGAGCCGCCAGCGCATCCGCGAGATCAGCGCGGAGTACGACGTGCCCGCGATCACGAACGTCGGCCGACGCGGCGGGAGCGGCCTCGCCGCGGCCCTGACGAACGAACTGATCCACGTCGCCAAAGACGTTCGGACCGACGAGATCGACCTCGAGCTCGATGCCGAGACGCGGGCCGCGGACGGCCGGAACCGATGA
- the cobN gene encoding cobaltochelatase subunit CobN, which produces MTRIGIYTATENELGSIGRAAQRLEDVELVVRSESDLEDEADVEEFVEELHDAAAAIFWLHGAEDSMPGYDYATGALEEAGVPLVVKATGDAFAFEDTTVSAEHRDLIYDYLEKGGTINVANLCRFLAAEYEGRDLAYDEPTELPTEGVYHPDHPGIEYEDLLATHDPDKPTVAVWFYESHWTHENTRYVDAQVRALEAQGANALPIFCNPATDTDEQEDAEWVTDNWLLDADGNSIVDAVLSSFMFSLSMDERGRSADDEGSSAEDVFLDRLGVPVLQTVTTMRSRSRYESSDTGVMGFELALSVALPEFDGNVITHPISGKERTDDEAGIGSAPKHHFPIEDRIDHATRLAVNWAELRHTPNEDKQVAVVLHNYPPSDDGIGTAFGLDSPESTVNLLEELEARGYDLGDEMPDSGQSLVEKLTAQLTLEDRWVAPEDVRDLSVDVVSSDTYAEWFADTDERFQENIVEEWGEVPDRPFAVPGVEFGNVLVTVQPPRGFGMDPSKVYHDSNLQPPHDYFAFYGWLRNTFETDAVVHLGTHGSLEWLPGKTVGLNGESAPDQLIDDIPNVYPYIVNNPGEGTQAKRRSYAAIVDYLTPVMRNAGTYDELSELEELANQYREAGMEDARADDGDHLADLMREKVAELDLAVELGISGTIDEKADVRGPDEAGSSLAEGDVAGDEVDIDELVERIHEYLTDVKTTQIRLGLHTMSEPPKDERLTEYLVALTRLENPGAPSLRESVAGALGVDYEKMLNAPGEYADDLGMTYAEAADEVYETSVDLIETLAEHDFDIPVSEREAGPDDEVNMNLLVVDLETIGDGRAKSGAHNDLRKALAYICEEAQPRVQGAEDEIPRTADALSGEYVPPGGSGAPTRGGVDLLPTARNFYTLDPRKVPAKAAWQVGSDVAEGVLERHHSENGEYPEEIGVVAWGTPTVRTRGETIAQVLAMMGVEPQWTDAGRIDDVEPIPLEELDRPRVDVTTRVSGLFRDAFPAAAGVIHDAVDAVVDLDEPHDMNYVKKHVEEEQAELEDEEGLDKSDARKAAKHRVFTTRPGGYGAGTNKAVDEGNWDDRSDLAEVYVQWGGYAMGSRGRVSDAHASFERRLSSVDATVKIEDTMEQDEFDSSDWYAFHGGFISAVSEISGEEPASYVGDSSDPDNVDVYTNEEKVRKAMRSRVLNPDWLESMEEHGYKGAGDLSTTVDVTLGWDATTGVVSDTLWAEVAEKFAFDEERQDWMRDVNPWALESITDTLLEAIERDLWDADDETVDQLRDLNLEVEGDLEARTTNEAVGAEVSTDD; this is translated from the coding sequence ATGACACGGATCGGGATCTACACCGCGACGGAGAACGAACTCGGCTCGATCGGCCGGGCCGCACAGCGCCTCGAGGACGTCGAGTTGGTCGTCCGCTCGGAGAGCGACCTTGAGGACGAGGCCGACGTCGAGGAGTTCGTCGAGGAATTGCACGACGCCGCGGCGGCGATCTTCTGGCTGCACGGGGCCGAAGACAGCATGCCGGGCTACGACTACGCGACGGGCGCGCTCGAGGAGGCCGGCGTCCCGCTGGTCGTCAAGGCAACCGGCGACGCATTTGCGTTCGAGGACACGACGGTCTCGGCCGAACACCGCGATCTGATCTACGACTATCTGGAGAAGGGCGGGACGATCAACGTCGCGAACCTGTGTCGCTTCCTCGCCGCCGAGTACGAGGGACGGGACCTCGCGTACGACGAGCCGACTGAACTCCCCACCGAGGGCGTCTACCATCCCGACCATCCGGGCATCGAGTACGAGGACCTGCTCGCGACCCACGACCCCGACAAGCCGACGGTCGCGGTCTGGTTCTACGAGTCCCACTGGACCCACGAGAACACCCGGTACGTCGACGCGCAGGTCCGCGCGCTCGAGGCACAGGGGGCGAACGCCCTGCCGATCTTCTGTAACCCGGCAACGGATACGGACGAACAGGAAGACGCCGAATGGGTGACTGACAACTGGCTGCTCGATGCCGACGGGAATTCGATCGTCGACGCCGTGCTCTCCTCCTTTATGTTCTCGCTCTCGATGGACGAGCGCGGCCGCAGCGCCGACGACGAAGGCAGTAGTGCGGAGGACGTCTTCCTCGACCGACTCGGTGTCCCGGTCCTGCAAACGGTCACCACGATGCGCTCCCGATCGCGGTACGAGTCCAGCGACACGGGCGTCATGGGCTTCGAACTCGCCCTCTCCGTGGCGCTGCCGGAGTTCGACGGGAACGTCATCACCCATCCGATCTCCGGCAAGGAGCGAACCGACGACGAGGCCGGTATCGGCTCCGCGCCGAAACACCACTTCCCGATCGAGGACCGAATCGACCACGCGACGCGGCTCGCGGTCAACTGGGCCGAACTGCGACACACCCCGAACGAGGACAAACAGGTCGCCGTCGTCCTCCACAACTACCCGCCGAGCGACGACGGGATCGGCACTGCGTTCGGGCTCGATTCGCCCGAGTCGACGGTCAACCTGCTCGAGGAACTCGAGGCTCGCGGCTACGATTTAGGCGACGAAATGCCGGACAGCGGCCAGTCGCTGGTGGAGAAACTCACTGCTCAACTCACCCTCGAGGACCGCTGGGTCGCCCCGGAGGACGTTCGCGACCTCTCGGTCGACGTCGTTTCGTCGGATACGTACGCAGAGTGGTTTGCCGACACCGACGAACGCTTTCAGGAGAATATCGTCGAGGAGTGGGGCGAGGTTCCGGACCGCCCGTTCGCGGTTCCGGGCGTCGAGTTCGGCAACGTGCTCGTCACCGTCCAGCCCCCGCGCGGGTTCGGGATGGACCCCTCGAAGGTCTACCACGACTCGAATCTGCAGCCGCCACACGACTACTTCGCCTTCTACGGCTGGCTCCGGAATACCTTCGAGACCGACGCTGTCGTCCATCTGGGCACCCACGGCAGCCTCGAGTGGCTCCCCGGGAAGACGGTCGGCCTGAACGGCGAGAGCGCGCCGGATCAGCTGATCGACGACATCCCGAACGTCTACCCCTACATCGTCAACAACCCCGGCGAGGGGACGCAGGCCAAGCGCCGCTCGTATGCGGCGATCGTCGACTACCTGACCCCCGTCATGCGGAACGCGGGCACCTACGACGAGCTCTCGGAACTCGAGGAACTCGCGAACCAGTACCGCGAGGCCGGGATGGAAGACGCCCGCGCCGACGACGGCGACCACCTCGCGGACCTCATGCGCGAGAAAGTCGCGGAACTCGATCTCGCCGTCGAACTCGGTATCTCGGGCACTATCGACGAGAAGGCAGACGTTCGCGGCCCCGACGAAGCCGGCTCGAGTCTCGCGGAGGGCGACGTAGCTGGCGATGAGGTCGACATCGACGAACTGGTCGAGCGCATCCACGAGTACCTCACCGACGTGAAGACGACCCAGATCCGGCTCGGACTGCACACCATGTCCGAACCGCCGAAGGACGAGCGCCTGACAGAGTATCTGGTCGCGCTCACCCGGCTCGAGAACCCCGGTGCGCCGAGCCTGCGCGAGAGCGTGGCCGGCGCGCTCGGTGTGGATTACGAGAAAATGCTGAACGCGCCCGGCGAGTACGCCGACGACCTCGGGATGACTTACGCCGAGGCGGCCGACGAGGTCTACGAGACCAGCGTCGACCTGATCGAGACGCTCGCGGAACACGACTTCGACATCCCGGTCTCCGAGCGCGAGGCCGGCCCCGACGACGAGGTCAACATGAATCTGCTCGTGGTCGACCTCGAGACGATCGGCGACGGGCGCGCGAAGTCGGGTGCCCACAACGACCTGCGGAAGGCGCTGGCCTACATCTGCGAGGAGGCCCAGCCCCGCGTGCAGGGGGCCGAAGACGAGATTCCCCGGACCGCGGACGCCCTCTCGGGCGAGTACGTGCCGCCGGGCGGCTCCGGCGCGCCGACCCGCGGCGGCGTCGACCTGCTGCCGACCGCGCGGAACTTCTACACGCTGGACCCGCGGAAGGTGCCCGCGAAAGCCGCGTGGCAGGTCGGCAGCGACGTCGCGGAGGGCGTGCTCGAGCGCCACCACTCCGAAAACGGCGAGTACCCCGAAGAGATCGGCGTGGTCGCGTGGGGGACCCCCACAGTTCGCACCCGCGGCGAGACGATCGCACAGGTGCTGGCCATGATGGGCGTCGAACCGCAGTGGACCGACGCCGGCCGGATCGACGATGTCGAGCCGATCCCGCTCGAGGAACTCGACCGGCCCCGCGTCGACGTGACGACGCGCGTCTCCGGCCTCTTCCGGGACGCCTTCCCGGCCGCGGCGGGGGTCATCCACGACGCCGTCGACGCGGTCGTCGACCTCGACGAACCGCACGACATGAACTACGTGAAGAAACACGTCGAGGAAGAGCAGGCCGAACTCGAGGACGAAGAAGGCCTCGACAAATCGGACGCCCGCAAGGCGGCCAAACACCGCGTGTTCACGACCCGGCCGGGCGGCTACGGTGCCGGGACGAACAAGGCCGTCGACGAGGGTAACTGGGACGACCGCTCGGATCTCGCCGAGGTCTACGTCCAGTGGGGCGGCTACGCGATGGGATCGAGAGGGCGCGTCTCCGACGCCCACGCATCCTTCGAGCGCCGCCTCTCGAGCGTCGACGCGACGGTCAAGATCGAGGACACGATGGAGCAAGACGAGTTCGACTCCTCGGACTGGTACGCGTTCCACGGCGGCTTCATCTCCGCCGTGAGCGAGATTTCCGGCGAGGAGCCGGCTTCCTACGTCGGCGACTCCTCGGACCCCGACAACGTCGATGTCTACACGAACGAGGAGAAGGTCCGCAAGGCGATGCGCTCGCGCGTGTTGAATCCCGACTGGCTCGAGTCCATGGAGGAACACGGCTACAAGGGCGCAGGCGACCTCTCGACGACGGTCGACGTGACGCTGGGCTGGGACGCGACCACTGGCGTCGTCTCGGATACCCTCTGGGCGGAAGTCGCCGAGAAGTTCGCCTTCGACGAGGAGCGCCAGGACTGGATGCGCGACGTGAACCCGTGGGCGCTCGAGTCCATCACGGACACCCTACTCGAGGCCATCGAGCGCGACCTCTGGGACGCCGACGACGAGACGGTCGACCAACTTCGCGATTTGAATCTCGAGGTGGAAGGTGACCTCGAGGCGCGGACGACTAACGAGGCCGTCGGTGCGGAGGTATCGACCGATGACTGA
- a CDS encoding VWA domain-containing protein, which produces MVADAGGKKLSSLPFPAIVGQEELKRVLLAVAANDGLDGALIVGEKGTAKSTAVRALVDLLPEQRAVADCPYGCSPDEPNLQCETCRDRDPDDLPVETRPVPLVTLPLGATRDRVVGTLSVEDALAGDADFDPGLLARANRGILYVDEVNLLDDHLVDVILDSAASGVNTVERDGVSVSHPANFTLIGTMNPEEGDLRPQLRDRFALQASVEGCREIDDRVEIIDRALEADGGAGSDGGSDPRTEYADEVDALRDDLAAARAAISSVSLPAEFKAEIAELCLEAGVDGHRGDVATARTAMTLAALEGRKTVIESDIHEAATYALPHRLRSTPFEDEPDLDDLLEDRFDEESPDEGNGDDESDADDGASEDGADGRDEGAESEPGDGDERGDGGESDGGADGDGESDEEGSDGDESGTGEDSSPERRPDDGERPASANQSPAEAGDGESDDDSSERDSDSDESPEDGGDDGDDETAQPLVPGQQRADIGEARAPDLETPTAEHSGNATATGSRASTAPSTDNRGARVRTEPASGEGSIDAAASVRSAASRGESRVEERDLRQSVRTGETSVTIVFAVDASASMRPAMRTAKGVVLELLRDSYEHRDRVAFVAFAGEDADVLLPPTDSVSLAARHLKTLPSGDRTPLPAGLETSRRVLERAETDASVVVLVTDGRANVADGSPTEATRTAARALASSDTRVVVVDAGDDSRAGLSELVAGETEGELVDLASLSVDTVRAAAERAADGTQR; this is translated from the coding sequence ATGGTTGCAGACGCCGGAGGCAAAAAGCTATCGTCACTCCCCTTTCCGGCGATCGTCGGACAGGAGGAGTTAAAGCGCGTGCTGCTCGCCGTGGCGGCCAACGACGGCCTCGACGGGGCCCTGATCGTCGGCGAGAAAGGAACCGCGAAGTCGACCGCCGTTCGGGCGCTCGTCGATCTCCTGCCCGAGCAGCGAGCCGTCGCGGACTGTCCGTACGGCTGTTCCCCCGACGAACCGAATCTGCAGTGCGAGACGTGCCGCGACCGCGACCCCGACGACCTGCCGGTCGAGACGCGACCGGTTCCCCTCGTGACCCTCCCGCTCGGCGCGACGCGGGACCGCGTCGTCGGCACCCTCTCGGTCGAGGACGCCCTCGCGGGAGACGCGGACTTCGACCCCGGCCTATTGGCCCGCGCCAATCGCGGCATCCTCTACGTCGACGAGGTCAACCTGCTGGACGACCACCTCGTCGACGTGATCCTCGATTCGGCTGCGAGCGGCGTCAACACCGTCGAGCGGGATGGGGTCAGCGTCTCCCATCCCGCGAACTTCACCCTGATCGGGACGATGAACCCTGAAGAGGGCGATCTGCGCCCTCAGTTGCGGGACCGCTTCGCCCTACAGGCCAGCGTCGAGGGCTGTCGCGAGATTGACGACCGGGTCGAGATTATCGACCGCGCGCTCGAGGCCGACGGCGGCGCTGGCAGTGACGGCGGTTCCGATCCGCGAACGGAGTACGCCGACGAGGTCGACGCCCTTCGCGACGATCTGGCCGCCGCTCGAGCGGCGATCTCGAGCGTCTCGCTCCCCGCCGAGTTCAAGGCGGAAATTGCCGAACTCTGTCTCGAGGCCGGCGTCGACGGTCACCGCGGCGACGTGGCGACGGCGCGGACCGCCATGACCCTGGCCGCGCTCGAGGGCCGCAAGACGGTCATCGAGTCCGATATCCACGAGGCCGCGACGTACGCGCTCCCCCACCGCCTCCGGAGCACGCCCTTCGAGGACGAACCGGATCTCGACGACCTGCTCGAGGATCGATTCGATGAGGAGTCGCCGGACGAGGGAAACGGAGACGACGAGAGCGACGCGGACGACGGTGCCAGCGAGGACGGCGCGGACGGTAGGGACGAGGGAGCCGAGTCGGAACCCGGCGACGGGGACGAACGCGGAGACGGCGGCGAGAGTGACGGTGGCGCGGACGGCGACGGCGAGAGCGACGAGGAGGGTTCCGACGGCGACGAGTCTGGAACCGGTGAGGACTCGAGTCCCGAACGGCGACCCGACGACGGCGAGCGGCCGGCGTCGGCGAACCAGTCGCCCGCCGAAGCCGGTGACGGCGAGTCAGACGACGACTCGAGCGAGCGGGATTCGGACTCGGACGAATCGCCCGAGGACGGCGGGGACGACGGGGACGACGAAACCGCCCAGCCGCTGGTCCCCGGCCAGCAGCGGGCCGACATCGGCGAGGCGCGAGCGCCGGACCTCGAGACGCCGACGGCCGAACACAGCGGGAACGCGACGGCGACCGGGTCCCGGGCGAGCACGGCACCGAGTACGGACAACCGGGGCGCTCGGGTCCGCACCGAACCCGCCTCGGGCGAGGGATCGATCGACGCCGCGGCGTCGGTCCGCTCGGCCGCCTCTCGAGGCGAGTCCCGCGTCGAGGAGCGGGACCTCCGGCAATCGGTTCGTACCGGCGAAACGTCGGTGACGATCGTCTTCGCCGTCGACGCCAGCGCCTCGATGCGGCCGGCGATGCGGACCGCGAAAGGCGTCGTCCTCGAACTCCTGCGCGACAGCTACGAACACCGCGATCGGGTCGCGTTCGTCGCCTTCGCCGGCGAAGACGCCGACGTCTTGCTCCCGCCGACCGACAGCGTCTCGCTGGCCGCCCGCCATCTCAAAACCCTCCCCTCGGGCGACCGTACCCCGCTACCGGCCGGCCTCGAGACCTCGAGACGAGTGCTCGAGCGGGCCGAAACCGACGCCTCAGTCGTCGTCCTCGTCACTGACGGTCGGGCGAACGTCGCCGACGGGAGCCCGACCGAGGCGACCCGAACCGCGGCTCGAGCGCTGGCGTCCAGCGATACTCGGGTGGTCGTCGTCGACGCGGGCGACGACTCCCGGGCCGGCCTCTCGGAACTGGTCGCCGGCGAAACCGAGGGCGAACTGGTCGACCTCGCCTCGCTGTCGGTCGACACGGTGCGGGCGGCCGCCGAGCGGGCGGCCGACGGGACACAGCGATAG
- a CDS encoding uracil-xanthine permease family protein — MTGDEPVADESVGDGIEYGIDEQPPVGESMVLGIQHYLTMVGANIAVPLILADAMGMPPGVTARFIGTFFVVSGIATLAQTTFGNRYPIVQGAPFSMLAPALAIVGVVTAGGVSGGSGWEAALLQLQGAIIVAAVVEVAMGYFGLVGKLRRFLSPVVIAPTIALIGLSLFNADQITAANQSWWLLGLTLGLILLFSQYLDVKHRAFRLYPVILALVIAWFAAATLSVLGVIGGSHPGYVELGQVTDTRALLPIYPFQWGTPQVTTAFVVGMFAGVLASIVESIGDYYAVANITGSGAPSGKRINHGIGMEGLMNVFSGVMGTAGSTSYSENIGAIGLTGVASRYVVQIGAVIMLFVGFIGYFGQLIATIPDPIVGGLFIAMFGQIVAVGISNLRHVDLDSSRNTFVIGFALFVGLAIPAYMGNFESTIVFREAVGLEAGVNALVGTLGVAGTAAATWIEAAAQAVVDTIFIIGTTGMAVGGLAALVLDNTIPGTREERGLAEWNRLTEDESEFESFWDRWVRTEARSED, encoded by the coding sequence ATGACGGGGGACGAGCCAGTCGCCGACGAGTCCGTCGGTGACGGCATCGAATACGGGATCGACGAACAGCCGCCGGTCGGCGAATCGATGGTGCTGGGGATTCAGCACTACCTGACGATGGTGGGTGCGAACATCGCAGTGCCGCTGATATTGGCCGACGCGATGGGGATGCCACCCGGGGTGACCGCGCGGTTCATCGGGACGTTCTTCGTCGTCTCCGGGATCGCGACGCTCGCCCAGACGACGTTCGGGAACCGGTACCCGATCGTCCAAGGCGCGCCGTTTTCCATGCTCGCACCCGCGCTGGCGATCGTCGGCGTCGTGACCGCCGGCGGCGTCTCGGGTGGCTCGGGCTGGGAGGCCGCGCTGTTGCAGTTACAGGGGGCGATCATCGTCGCTGCAGTCGTCGAAGTCGCGATGGGTTATTTCGGACTGGTCGGGAAGCTCCGGCGGTTCCTCTCACCGGTCGTCATCGCACCCACGATCGCGCTGATCGGACTGTCGCTGTTCAACGCCGATCAGATCACCGCGGCGAACCAGAGCTGGTGGCTACTCGGGCTCACGCTCGGGCTCATTCTGCTGTTCTCGCAGTACCTCGACGTCAAACACAGGGCGTTCCGCCTCTATCCGGTTATTCTGGCGCTCGTCATCGCGTGGTTCGCTGCTGCCACATTGTCGGTACTCGGCGTGATCGGCGGAAGCCATCCGGGGTACGTCGAACTCGGACAGGTAACGGACACCCGTGCCCTGCTGCCGATCTACCCCTTCCAATGGGGGACGCCGCAGGTGACGACCGCCTTCGTCGTCGGCATGTTCGCCGGGGTGCTCGCCTCGATCGTCGAGAGCATCGGCGACTACTACGCGGTGGCGAACATCACGGGCTCCGGCGCTCCGAGCGGGAAGCGGATCAATCACGGCATCGGGATGGAGGGGCTCATGAACGTCTTCTCGGGCGTGATGGGCACCGCCGGCTCGACCTCCTACTCCGAGAACATCGGCGCGATCGGGCTGACCGGCGTCGCCTCGAGGTACGTCGTCCAGATCGGGGCCGTGATCATGCTGTTCGTCGGCTTCATCGGTTACTTCGGCCAGCTGATCGCGACGATTCCGGACCCGATCGTCGGCGGCCTCTTCATCGCCATGTTCGGCCAGATCGTCGCCGTCGGGATCTCGAACCTGCGCCACGTCGATCTCGACTCCTCGCGCAACACCTTCGTCATCGGCTTCGCGCTCTTCGTCGGACTGGCGATCCCGGCGTACATGGGCAACTTCGAGAGCACGATCGTGTTCCGGGAGGCGGTCGGCCTCGAGGCCGGCGTCAACGCGCTGGTCGGAACGCTCGGGGTCGCGGGAACCGCTGCTGCGACGTGGATCGAAGCCGCGGCGCAAGCCGTCGTCGACACCATCTTCATCATCGGCACGACGGGGATGGCCGTCGGCGGGCTCGCGGCGCTCGTCCTCGACAACACGATCCCGGGAACCCGCGAGGAACGCGGCCTCGCGGAGTGGAACCGGCTCACAGAAGACGAGTCGGAGTTCGAATCGTTCTGGGATCGCTGGGTTCGGACCGAGGCCCGCAGCGAGGACTGA
- a CDS encoding alpha/beta fold hydrolase, which produces MAALELADGTIHYETSGAGPPLVFVHGGWMNGQAWDPQVERFADDYRVVTLDVRGHGDTGATEPDRYSIGLFTDDLEALLSELEIERPILCGLSLGSMVVQEYVARHPDGATGAILGGAVRSMPPVELPAGMKSFWSPLPAMSASLSVSGSKGTFRSMLQSIQATTGERWLSVDPETRVAAIEDVGDIPAAEFRKIFGALYRYDPPELTGLETPTLVVHGEQEAPLVKRQGRQIASAVADGDRLELADSGHLVNQDRPRVFNSAAADFLAALPAA; this is translated from the coding sequence ATGGCAGCACTCGAACTCGCGGACGGGACGATCCACTACGAGACGAGCGGTGCAGGCCCCCCGCTGGTGTTCGTCCACGGCGGCTGGATGAACGGGCAGGCGTGGGACCCGCAGGTCGAGCGCTTCGCCGACGACTACCGGGTCGTCACGCTCGACGTGCGGGGCCACGGCGACACCGGCGCGACCGAGCCCGATCGGTATTCGATCGGCCTCTTTACCGACGACCTCGAAGCGCTGCTCTCGGAACTCGAGATCGAGCGGCCGATCCTCTGTGGGCTCTCGCTGGGGTCGATGGTCGTCCAGGAGTACGTAGCCCGCCACCCCGACGGCGCGACGGGGGCGATTCTGGGCGGTGCGGTGCGGTCGATGCCGCCGGTGGAGTTGCCGGCGGGGATGAAGTCGTTCTGGTCGCCGCTGCCGGCGATGTCGGCGTCGCTGTCGGTGTCCGGCTCGAAGGGGACCTTCCGATCGATGTTGCAGTCGATTCAGGCGACGACCGGCGAGCGGTGGCTGTCAGTCGATCCCGAGACCAGGGTCGCGGCGATCGAAGACGTCGGCGACATCCCGGCGGCGGAGTTCCGCAAGATCTTCGGCGCGCTCTACCGGTACGACCCGCCCGAACTGACCGGCCTCGAGACGCCGACGCTCGTGGTCCACGGCGAGCAGGAGGCCCCGCTGGTCAAGCGACAGGGCCGCCAGATCGCCTCGGCGGTCGCCGACGGCGATCGGCTGGAACTCGCCGACTCGGGCCACCTCGTCAATCAGGACCGACCGCGGGTGTTCAACTCGGCGGCGGCCGACTTTCTCGCGGCCCTCCCCGCGGCGTAG
- a CDS encoding MaoC family dehydratase, with amino-acid sequence MSSQCPDTDSADATPAADQWSSISKHVVNSYVEANNAFLAAMGFGSAAGETSTARAEGETTTPPSTAEVSFGDETWVMERSTDDYDSLGVGDYVRFSKPIADTDVTAFAQVSGDTNRLHLESEFAEATQFEGRIAHGTLVAGTISAALARLPGVTVYLSQDLEFTGPVRIGETVTAECEIVEDLGGDRYRLHTTVVGEDEETVIDGEAVVIINEMSET; translated from the coding sequence ATGAGTAGCCAATGTCCGGACACCGATAGCGCAGACGCCACGCCGGCGGCCGACCAGTGGTCCAGCATCTCGAAACACGTCGTCAACAGCTACGTCGAAGCTAACAACGCGTTCCTCGCGGCGATGGGCTTTGGCTCCGCGGCGGGCGAGACGTCCACTGCCCGAGCGGAGGGAGAGACGACGACCCCGCCGTCGACCGCCGAAGTGTCGTTCGGCGACGAGACGTGGGTCATGGAGCGCTCGACCGACGACTACGACTCGCTCGGCGTCGGCGACTACGTCCGATTCAGCAAACCGATCGCGGACACCGACGTAACCGCGTTCGCGCAGGTCTCCGGCGACACCAACCGGCTCCACCTCGAGTCGGAGTTCGCCGAGGCAACCCAGTTCGAGGGCCGGATCGCCCACGGCACGCTCGTCGCCGGCACGATCAGCGCCGCACTGGCCCGGCTCCCCGGGGTGACGGTCTACCTCTCGCAGGACCTCGAGTTCACGGGACCGGTTCGGATCGGCGAGACGGTCACCGCCGAGTGCGAGATCGTCGAGGACCTCGGCGGCGACCGCTACCGGCTGCACACGACCGTCGTCGGCGAGGACGAGGAGACGGTCATCGACGGCGAGGCGGTCGTCATCATCAACGAGATGTCCGAGACGTAG